Proteins encoded within one genomic window of Planctomycetota bacterium:
- the rho gene encoding transcription termination factor Rho translates to MSKRRRRKGGQHGQHGQSGQPHMPVMVLAPGSIPTDDLLDAEIRELDSDAAGKTAGKKEDLDVAGMHRLGAEEIIKLAHKEGLDEQVGLPKQKLVFEILKARANKQGLMTATGTLEIMNEGFGFLRSPEYSYLESPDDIYVSALHIRRLGLRKGQVITGLVRAPKDTEVFFTLLRVDQVNGKPLSALRDLPTFEALTPLHPDKRIHLEMVGQPTKLETRIIDMVTPLGFGQRGLIVAPPRTGKTVILQQITNAICVNHPDVHVIVLLIDERPEEVTDFRRNTPPRVEVIASTFDEEVSRHIQVAEMVMEKARRMVEFGQHVVILLDSITRLARGYNNNMSGSGKIGSGGVDNSALIKPKKFFGSARNIEHGGSLTILATALVDTGSRADEVIFEEFKGTGNSELHLDRKLVEKRIYPAIDVGASGTRREELLLDPKEHELIVRLRKVVSDMNVVEAMELLKSRLGKTKSNAEFLMTMNMG, encoded by the coding sequence ATGAGCAAGCGTCGTCGTCGTAAGGGTGGTCAGCATGGACAGCACGGTCAATCCGGCCAGCCGCACATGCCCGTCATGGTCCTGGCCCCGGGCAGCATTCCGACCGACGATTTGCTGGACGCCGAGATCCGCGAGCTCGACTCCGACGCCGCCGGCAAGACCGCCGGCAAGAAGGAAGACCTGGATGTCGCCGGCATGCACCGCCTGGGCGCCGAGGAGATCATCAAGCTCGCCCACAAGGAAGGGCTCGACGAGCAGGTCGGCCTGCCCAAGCAGAAACTGGTCTTCGAGATCCTGAAGGCTCGCGCCAACAAGCAGGGGCTGATGACGGCCACCGGCACGCTGGAGATCATGAACGAGGGCTTCGGCTTCCTGCGCAGCCCCGAATACAGCTACCTGGAAAGCCCCGACGACATCTATGTGAGCGCCCTGCACATCCGCCGCCTTGGCCTTCGCAAAGGTCAGGTCATCACTGGACTGGTGCGTGCCCCCAAGGACACCGAGGTCTTCTTCACGCTGCTGCGCGTCGACCAGGTCAACGGCAAGCCGCTTTCCGCGCTGCGCGACCTGCCCACCTTCGAGGCCCTCACGCCGCTGCATCCCGACAAGCGCATCCACCTGGAAATGGTCGGCCAGCCCACCAAGCTCGAGACCCGCATCATTGACATGGTCACGCCGCTGGGCTTCGGCCAGCGCGGCCTGATCGTGGCCCCGCCGCGCACCGGCAAGACCGTGATTCTGCAGCAAATCACCAACGCCATCTGCGTGAACCACCCCGACGTGCATGTGATCGTGCTGCTCATCGACGAGCGCCCCGAGGAAGTCACGGATTTCCGCCGCAACACCCCGCCGCGCGTAGAGGTCATCGCCAGCACCTTCGACGAGGAAGTGTCGCGCCACATCCAGGTCGCCGAAATGGTGATGGAGAAGGCCCGGCGCATGGTCGAATTCGGCCAGCACGTGGTGATCCTGCTCGACTCCATCACCCGCCTCGCCCGCGGCTACAACAACAACATGTCCGGCTCCGGCAAGATCGGCTCCGGCGGCGTGGACAACTCCGCCCTGATCAAGCCAAAGAAGTTCTTCGGCTCCGCTCGCAACATCGAGCATGGCGGCTCGCTCACCATTCTGGCCACCGCCCTGGTGGACACCGGCAGCCGCGCCGACGAAGTCATCTTCGAGGAGTTCAAGGGCACCGGCAACTCCGAGTTGCACCTGGACCGCAAGCTGGTCGAGAAGCGCATCTATCCCGCCATCGACGTCGGCGCCAGCGGCACCCGCCGCGAGGAATTGCTGCTGGACCCCAAGGAGCATGAGCTGATCGTGCGCCTTCGCAAGGTGGTCAGCGACATGAACGTGGTCGAGGCCATGGAGCTCCTCAAGAGCCGCCTGGGCAAGACCAAGAGCAACGCCGAGTTCCTGATGACCATGAACATGGGCTGA
- the rpmG gene encoding 50S ribosomal protein L33, whose translation MAKKSLDREYVWLQCSETGDLNYRTEIRVKGGISERVKEGFKKFSPRLRKHTLHKIKRK comes from the coding sequence ATGGCAAAGAAATCACTCGACCGCGAATACGTCTGGCTGCAGTGCTCCGAAACGGGCGATCTCAACTATCGCACGGAAATCCGCGTGAAGGGCGGCATTTCGGAGAGGGTGAAGGAGGGCTTCAAGAAGTTCTCGCCGCGCCTCCGCAAGCACACGCTTCACAAGATCAAGCGCAAGTAA
- the tuf gene encoding elongation factor Tu: MAKENFNRTKPHVNVGTIGHVDHGKTTLTAAITAVQAAKGLSKAVAYDAVAKASESEGRRDPTKIVTIATSHVEYETKTRHYAHVDCPGHADYVKNMITGAAQMDGAILVVSAYDGPMPQTKEHILLARQVGVPALVVFLNKCDLVDDKELLELVEMEVRELLTKYGFPGDKIPIIRGTAIQALNNPNDAEKTKCITELMDAIDKYIPEPVRETDKPFMMSVEDVFSIKGRGTVATGRIERGIVKVNDEVEIVGLRPESRKTIVTGVEMFQKTLDEGRAGDNVGCLLRGVEKADVERGQVLCKPGTIKPHTKFEAQVYVLKKEEGGRSTSFISGYKPQFYFRTSDITGRIELIKDGVDSKDLMCMPGDDITMRVDLEGKGVAMEVGTRFAVREGGRTVGSGVCTKINL, translated from the coding sequence ATGGCCAAGGAAAATTTCAATCGCACGAAACCACACGTCAACGTCGGCACGATCGGACACGTCGATCACGGCAAGACCACACTGACCGCTGCCATCACCGCCGTCCAGGCGGCGAAGGGGCTGAGCAAGGCCGTCGCGTATGACGCGGTCGCCAAGGCCAGCGAAAGCGAAGGCCGCCGCGATCCGACCAAGATCGTGACGATCGCCACCAGCCACGTCGAGTACGAGACCAAGACCCGGCATTACGCCCACGTCGACTGCCCAGGCCACGCCGATTATGTGAAGAACATGATCACCGGCGCCGCCCAGATGGACGGCGCGATCCTGGTGGTCAGCGCCTACGACGGCCCCATGCCCCAGACCAAGGAGCACATCCTTCTGGCCCGCCAGGTCGGCGTTCCCGCCCTCGTGGTGTTCCTCAACAAGTGCGACCTCGTCGACGACAAGGAGCTCCTCGAGCTCGTCGAGATGGAAGTCCGCGAGTTGCTCACCAAGTACGGCTTCCCCGGCGACAAGATTCCGATCATCCGCGGCACCGCCATCCAGGCGCTGAACAACCCGAATGACGCCGAGAAGACCAAGTGCATCACCGAGCTGATGGACGCGATCGACAAGTACATTCCGGAGCCCGTCCGCGAGACCGACAAGCCCTTCATGATGAGCGTCGAAGACGTCTTCAGCATCAAGGGCCGCGGCACCGTGGCCACCGGCCGCATCGAGCGCGGCATCGTGAAGGTGAACGACGAAGTCGAAATCGTCGGTCTCCGTCCCGAGTCCCGCAAGACCATCGTGACCGGCGTCGAGATGTTCCAGAAGACCCTCGATGAAGGCCGCGCCGGCGACAACGTCGGCTGCCTGCTTCGTGGCGTCGAAAAGGCCGACGTGGAGCGCGGACAGGTGCTCTGCAAGCCGGGCACCATCAAGCCGCACACCAAGTTCGAGGCCCAGGTCTATGTGCTCAAGAAGGAGGAGGGTGGACGCTCCACTTCCTTCATCTCCGGCTACAAGCCTCAGTTCTACTTCCGCACCTCCGACATCACCGGCCGCATCGAGCTGATCAAGGATGGCGTGGATTCCAAGGACCTGATGTGCATGCCCGGCGACGACATCACCATGCGCGTCGACCTTGAAGGCAAGGGCGTGGCCATGGAAGTCGGAACGCGTTTCGCGGTTCGTGAAGGCGGCCGAACCGTGGGTTCGGGAGTCTGCACGAAGATCAATCTGTGA
- the coaE gene encoding dephospho-CoA kinase (Dephospho-CoA kinase (CoaE) performs the final step in coenzyme A biosynthesis.), producing the protein MSTLPRLPVIGLVGGIGSGKSEVARMLAEVGCVVCDSDSLVRKTLREPAIKQELVNWWGPTILDSHGEINRKAVAHLVFASNEDRLRLEQLIHPRVEARRQEIFAAAPPTTPALVIDAPLLLEAGLGPKCDRIWFIDAPLATRIERVHKARGWAATDLERRESAQWPLDRKRSAAHDVLRNEGDSASLRRQVLQVLRDLPPVTSTGSKL; encoded by the coding sequence ATGTCGACCTTGCCACGGCTTCCAGTCATCGGACTTGTGGGCGGCATCGGCAGCGGCAAGAGCGAAGTCGCCCGCATGCTCGCCGAAGTCGGCTGCGTCGTCTGCGACTCTGATTCGCTGGTCCGCAAGACTCTTCGCGAACCCGCGATCAAGCAAGAACTTGTGAATTGGTGGGGGCCCACCATCCTCGACTCGCATGGCGAGATCAACCGAAAGGCGGTCGCCCACTTGGTCTTCGCATCAAACGAGGACCGCCTTCGCCTCGAACAGCTCATCCATCCGCGCGTCGAAGCCCGTCGCCAGGAAATCTTCGCCGCGGCTCCGCCGACCACGCCCGCCCTGGTCATCGACGCGCCGCTGCTCCTGGAAGCCGGCTTGGGCCCCAAATGCGACCGGATCTGGTTCATCGACGCGCCCCTGGCCACCCGAATCGAGCGCGTGCACAAGGCGCGGGGCTGGGCCGCGACCGACCTGGAGCGCCGCGAATCGGCCCAATGGCCGCTTGACCGAAAGCGCTCCGCAGCCCATGATGTACTCCGCAACGAGGGTGATTCGGCCTCGCTGCGGAGACAGGTGTTGCAGGTTCTGCGGGATCTCCCGCCGGTGACCTCAACCGGATCAAAGCTCTAA
- a CDS encoding prepilin-type N-terminal cleavage/methylation domain-containing protein: MPSTRTTRTHARRRIGFTLIEILVVISIIAILIGILLPTLSVVRGNAARAGSMAHMKQTFSLIQAYAQANKETITPSSFDYTAATIKGKVRSETAPPRGNVNKGTWADILWTDAGYGPAVVDETTDIYHYRFDNPDDSFYEKLPNFDRTPFRSKTSLIAPFEEANVISKDAEIEGNLLGGNAEAAGVPGHFAANNFFDSRASKRNMTNHAFDAPKGPYFTFGELARPENCAYLVDSLAGETIDPVDDAGNGVQPFEVLEPTRVQVDFRYPGGTCLILLLDGHVQAESKWDTLLDIEGEANNRNSSGAMIDTLKGGEQGRGIRFRHLDMR; the protein is encoded by the coding sequence ATGCCCTCCACCCGCACGACCCGCACCCACGCCCGTCGCCGCATCGGCTTCACGCTGATCGAGATCCTGGTCGTGATCAGCATCATCGCCATCCTGATCGGCATCCTTCTGCCCACCCTCAGCGTGGTCCGCGGCAACGCGGCGCGAGCCGGCAGCATGGCCCACATGAAACAGACCTTCAGCCTGATCCAGGCCTATGCCCAGGCGAACAAGGAAACGATCACCCCCAGCTCATTCGACTACACCGCAGCCACGATCAAGGGCAAGGTGCGCAGCGAGACGGCCCCGCCCCGGGGCAATGTGAACAAGGGGACCTGGGCGGACATTCTCTGGACCGACGCCGGCTACGGCCCCGCGGTGGTCGACGAGACGACCGACATCTACCACTACCGCTTCGACAATCCAGACGACAGTTTCTACGAGAAATTGCCTAATTTCGACCGCACTCCCTTTCGGTCCAAGACATCTTTAATCGCTCCTTTCGAAGAAGCCAATGTGATCAGCAAGGATGCGGAGATCGAGGGGAACCTGTTGGGCGGCAACGCGGAGGCGGCAGGGGTGCCCGGCCACTTCGCGGCCAACAATTTCTTCGACTCGCGTGCCTCCAAGCGGAACATGACCAACCACGCCTTCGACGCGCCCAAGGGACCGTACTTCACCTTTGGCGAACTCGCCCGCCCGGAGAATTGCGCCTACCTGGTCGATTCCCTCGCCGGCGAAACCATCGACCCGGTCGACGATGCCGGCAATGGCGTGCAGCCCTTCGAAGTCCTCGAGCCGACGCGGGTGCAAGTCGACTTCCGCTATCCCGGCGGCACCTGCCTCATTCTTCTGCTGGATGGCCACGTCCAGGCGGAATCAAAGTGGGACACCCTGCTGGACATCGAGGGCGAAGCCAACAACCGAAACAGCAGCGGAGCCATGATCGACACACTCAAGGGTGGCGAACAAGGCCGCGGAATTCGCTTTCGCCACCTGGATATGCGGTAA